In the Mastomys coucha isolate ucsf_1 unplaced genomic scaffold, UCSF_Mcou_1 pScaffold18, whole genome shotgun sequence genome, one interval contains:
- the LOC116095949 gene encoding stimulated by retinoic acid gene 6 protein-like translates to MLAASARTMQLNVTCDNSVDREAFLHYSLIPSLFIILVLSFLQRREHQRQRDDTSYLLGNHFGIIVPLDFVGTFSNRWSYGAAFGATANKVMFLFSEGYQPLKVPQWAQAFVLLIGGMEVGLSYFPFFACLSSEFQLVSSILGFGYSLTWLVVTILQISQCPHGQFLGRFESVTFYWPSLLCLGFLLGRFLHMFLKALPIHLGLEPQTEEKSMLEAHQAEHVKQLLSKPRPQEGEKSWFQTRVYEWDPCFQFPSRMIGTLVLAFICLYLFIVIEFCVFLHVKDKMDMFEEKLQSYHTHMNETGTLTPVIEQVKELIIITKGVWVVTILPASLTCVTYLFHILACYRKHMKRLWAGDKHFLPQKFHSPSSAASVVAIARYSGWQIAYILWGYLIIHVVQSLCGMMLMYGLVLPIIHHRGLEMLQGLGLGVLTLSVVVGLIILQVWIAGTFFLQPKLGTADKQKPLALNNRRAFHNFNYFLFFYNVLLGLGACLSRLLISCLLGTWLIARIDRTIMQSGYEGADMGFGAWIGMLFVDHYHTNPVLVSFCHILITSHKDGKLQKTVKYLNQSAGPRFSARARTRWFLLQTLINNPGLVMLRKSKSGQSSGEFTQILPTCSDC, encoded by the exons GACCATGCAGTTAAATGTCACCTGTGACAACTCAGTGGACCGAGAGGCCTTCCTCCATTACTCCCTCATCCCATCC CTCTTCATCATTTTGGTCTTATCTTTCCTCCAAAGACGAGAGCATCAGAGACAAAGGGATGacacctcctacctcctgggGAACCACTTTGGAATCATCGT GCCTCTGGACTTCGTGGGGACTTTTAGTAACCGGTGGTCCTATGGAGCTGCCTTTGGAGCCACAGCCAATAAGGTCATGTTCTTGTTCTCAGAAGGCTACCAACCCCTGAAGGTTCCGCAGTGGGCCCAAG CCTTTGTGCTTCTCATCGGGGGCATGGAAGTCGGCCTCTCCTACTTCCCCTTCTTTGCCTGCCTGTCCTCAGAGTTCCAGCTGGTCAGCTCCATCCTGGGTTTCGGCTACTCCCTGACCTG GCTTGTGGTTACTATTCTTCAGATCTCACAGTGTCCCCATGGGCAG TTTCTGGGGAGGTTCGAGAGTGTCACTTTCTACTGGCCCTCACTGTTGTGCCTGGGTTTCCTGCTGGGTCGTTTCCTGCACATGTTCCTTAAGGCTCTGCCTATCCACCTGGGCCTTGAGCCGCAGACA GAAGAAAAGTCGATGCTGGAGGCCCACCAGGCAGAGCATGTGAAGCAGCTCTTGAGCAAGCCCCGCCCACA agaaggagaaaagtctTGGTTTCAAACCAGGGTGTATGAGTGGGACCCCTGCTTCCAGTTCCCCAGCAGGATGATCGGGACCCTGGTGCTGGCGTTCATCTGCCTCTACCTT TTCATTGTCATTGAGTTTTGTGTGTTTCTACACGTGAAAGACAAGATGGACATGTTTGAAGAGAAGCTGCAGAGCTACCACACCCACATGAACGAGACGGGAACCTTGACCCCAGTCATAGAACAGGTGAAAGAACTGATCATCATCACTAAAG GTGTGTGGGTGGTGACCATTTTGCCTGCCTCCCTCACGTGTGTCACTTATCTCTTCCACATTTTGGCCTGTTA cagaAAGCACATGAAGAGGCTGTGGGCTGGAGACAAACACTTCCTCCCTCAGAAGTTCCACAGTCCCTCTTCAGCAGCGAGTGTG GTGGCCATTGCAAGGTACTCGGGCTGGCAAATAGCCTACATCCTCTGGG GCTACCTCATCATCCATGTGGTACAGAGCCTCTGTGGGATGATGCTCATGTACGGCCTGGTGCTGCCCATCATCCACCACCGAGGTCTGGAGATGCTGCAAGGACTTGGCCTTGGGGT CCTCACCCTATCCGTAGTCGTGGGCCTTATAATCCTACAAGTGTGGATTGCTGGCACATTCTTCCTGCAGCCCAAGCTGGGCACAGCCGACAAGCAGAAGCCCCTGGCTCTCAACAACAg GAGAGCCTTCCACAACTTCAACTACTTCCTGTTTTTCTACAATGTGCTGCTGGGCCTGGGTGCCTGCCTCTCCAGGCTGCTCATCAGCTGCCTCCTGGGCACATGGCTGATTGCGCGCATCGACAGGACCATCATGCAGAGCGGCTATGAGGGTGCAGACATGG GCTTCGGTGCATGGATCGGTATGCTCTTTGTGGACCATTACCACACCAACCCTGTGTTGGTCAGCTTTTGCCACATTCTGATCACAAGCCACAAGGATGGGAAGTTGCAGAAAACTGTGAAGTACCTCAACCAGTCAGCAG GTCCCCGATTCTCAGCCAGAGCCAGAACGAGGTGGTTCCTGCTGCAGACGCTGATCAACAATCCTGGGCTTGTCATGCTTAGAAAATCAAAATCAGGTCAGAGTTCTGGAGAGTTCACACAGATTCTGCCGACCTGCTCTGATTGCTGA